Proteins encoded by one window of Clostridium perfringens:
- the ftsZ gene encoding cell division protein FtsZ: MLDFDVDIQSFTNIKVIGCGGGGGNAVNRMIQEGLRDVEFIAINTDKQALTLSHAQNKIQIGDKLTKGLGAGANPEIGKKAAEESRDEITEAISGADMVFITAGMGGGTGTGAAPVVAEIAKSMGILTVGIVTKPFPFEGRRRMTHAEMGIANLKEKVDTLVTIPNERLLSMVDKKTTLLESFKKADDVLRQGVQGISDLITNPGLINLDFADVRAVMLDKGLAHMGVGYGKGETRAQDAAREAISSPLLETSIVGATGVLLNVTGDSELGLLEINEAAEIVQEAADPDANIIFGTVIDETLKDEIRITVIATGFEKERQRMGMGSQGATNRETQTQREVIVEKVEEKVAEQEVAASSQAQQEDRYNDDLEIPMFLRRGRR, from the coding sequence TTGTTAGATTTTGATGTAGATATACAATCATTTACTAATATTAAGGTAATTGGATGTGGAGGCGGAGGCGGAAACGCTGTTAATAGAATGATTCAAGAAGGATTAAGAGATGTTGAATTTATTGCTATAAATACAGATAAACAAGCCTTAACACTATCTCATGCCCAAAATAAAATTCAAATAGGTGATAAACTTACAAAAGGACTAGGCGCAGGAGCAAATCCTGAAATAGGAAAAAAAGCTGCTGAGGAAAGTAGAGATGAAATAACAGAGGCTATATCAGGAGCTGATATGGTATTTATAACTGCTGGTATGGGCGGTGGTACTGGTACAGGAGCTGCACCAGTAGTAGCTGAAATAGCTAAATCAATGGGAATACTAACAGTAGGTATAGTTACTAAGCCATTCCCATTTGAAGGTAGAAGAAGAATGACTCATGCTGAAATGGGTATAGCAAATTTAAAAGAAAAAGTTGATACATTAGTTACAATACCTAATGAAAGACTTTTATCAATGGTAGATAAGAAAACAACTTTATTAGAATCATTTAAGAAAGCTGATGATGTTTTAAGACAGGGTGTACAAGGTATATCAGATCTTATAACTAATCCAGGATTAATAAACTTAGACTTTGCAGACGTTAGAGCTGTTATGTTAGATAAAGGCTTAGCTCATATGGGTGTTGGATATGGTAAAGGAGAAACAAGAGCACAAGATGCAGCAAGAGAAGCAATATCATCTCCATTATTAGAAACATCAATAGTTGGTGCTACTGGAGTCTTATTAAATGTAACAGGAGATTCTGAATTAGGATTATTAGAAATAAATGAAGCGGCAGAAATAGTTCAAGAAGCTGCAGATCCAGATGCTAACATAATATTTGGTACTGTTATTGATGAAACATTAAAAGATGAAATAAGAATAACAGTTATAGCTACTGGATTTGAAAAAGAGCGTCAAAGAATGGGAATGGGATCTCAAGGAGCAACAAATAGAGAGACTCAAACTCAAAGAGAAGTTATAGTTGAAAAAGTTGAAGAAAAAGTAGCGGAGCAAGAAGTTGCTGCATCTTCACAAGCACAACAAGAAGATAGATATAATGATGATTTAGAAATACCTATGTTTTTAAGAAGAGGTAGAAGATAG
- the spoIIGA gene encoding sigma-E processing peptidase SpoIIGA, giving the protein MTVYIDIVILENFLINFFLLYLTLQTLKDTIIYKRIILAAFLGAIYTLFVFVPGLNILTSLPLKLLFSFGMITIISERRELKTIIKRYITFLVITFAFCGTCFMFALVENQYNISESFIINDYSTKSIIFSLIISYILVSGVMNYFKNRAIINNFIYDLDVCIDSEVINIKAFLDTGNGLVEPATALPVIIAEREKFRGVNIKEKDQFRIPYKVVDGNSGYMKGIKIDNIKLCNVNGETITRDAILCFCDNKLSKEGEYEALLSRGII; this is encoded by the coding sequence ATGACTGTATATATTGACATTGTCATATTAGAAAATTTTTTAATTAACTTTTTTCTACTTTATTTAACTTTACAGACCTTAAAAGATACAATAATTTACAAGAGAATAATATTAGCAGCTTTTTTAGGAGCAATATATACCTTGTTTGTTTTTGTTCCAGGATTAAATATACTCACATCATTGCCTTTAAAACTACTCTTTTCTTTTGGAATGATTACTATAATATCAGAAAGAAGAGAGTTAAAGACAATAATAAAAAGATATATAACTTTTTTAGTGATAACTTTTGCCTTTTGTGGTACTTGTTTTATGTTTGCTTTAGTTGAAAATCAGTATAATATTTCAGAATCCTTTATAATAAATGATTATTCAACTAAATCTATAATATTCTCACTAATTATAAGTTACATACTTGTTAGTGGAGTTATGAATTATTTTAAAAATAGAGCTATTATAAATAACTTTATATATGATTTAGATGTATGTATTGATTCAGAAGTTATTAATATTAAAGCTTTTTTAGATACAGGAAATGGACTTGTAGAGCCTGCAACTGCATTGCCTGTAATAATAGCAGAAAGAGAAAAGTTTAGAGGGGTAAACATTAAGGAAAAAGATCAATTTAGGATACCGTATAAAGTAGTTGATGGGAATTCAGGATATATGAAAGGGATTAAGATTGACAATATAAAGCTTTGTAATGTTAATGGGGAAACAATAACAAGAGATGCAATCTTATGTTTTTGTGATAATAAATTAAGTAAAGAGGGAGAATATGAAGCTTTATTGTCTAGAGGAATTATATAG
- the sigE gene encoding RNA polymerase sporulation sigma factor SigE, with protein sequence MLNIRLLLNKLFTKLDIMVEPIYYVGGNDVLPAPLSKEEEEELVNKLGENDEAIRSILIERNLRLVVYIARKFENTGVGVEDLISVGTIGLIKAVNTFNPEKKIKLATYASRCIENEILMYLRRNSKVKAEISFYEPLNIDWDGNELLLSDILGTDDDIVYNLIEDEVDKELLFTAMKNLSNREKEIVELRFGLCGYKEKTQKEVADMLGISQSYISRLEKKIIKRLKKEINKMI encoded by the coding sequence ATGTTAAATATAAGACTTTTGCTTAATAAGTTATTTACTAAATTAGATATTATGGTAGAACCAATTTATTATGTTGGGGGGAATGATGTTCTTCCAGCACCTCTTAGTAAAGAAGAGGAAGAGGAGTTAGTTAACAAGTTAGGGGAGAATGATGAAGCTATTAGAAGTATTCTTATTGAGAGAAATTTAAGACTAGTTGTATATATAGCTAGAAAATTTGAGAATACTGGTGTAGGAGTTGAGGATTTAATTTCTGTAGGAACAATTGGACTTATAAAGGCAGTAAATACATTTAATCCTGAAAAAAAGATAAAGCTTGCAACCTATGCATCAAGATGTATAGAAAATGAAATTCTTATGTATTTAAGGAGAAATAGCAAGGTTAAAGCTGAGATATCATTTTATGAGCCCTTAAATATAGATTGGGATGGAAATGAACTTTTACTTTCAGATATACTTGGCACAGATGATGATATTGTTTACAATCTGATAGAAGATGAAGTTGACAAGGAATTATTATTTACTGCAATGAAGAATCTTTCAAATAGAGAAAAAGAAATTGTTGAATTAAGATTTGGACTATGTGGATATAAAGAAAAAACTCAAAAGGAAGTAGCTGATATGCTAGGAATATCTCAATCTTATATTTCAAGATTAGAGAAGAAAATTATAAAAAGATTAAAGAAAGAAATTAACAAAATGATTTAA
- the sigG gene encoding RNA polymerase sporulation sigma factor SigG, with translation MMINKVEICGVNTAKLPVLKEKEMKELLLQMQNGDTSAREKFIKGNLRLVLSVIQRFNNRGENVDDLFQVGCIGLMKSIDNFDLSQNVKFSTYAVPMIIGEIRRYLRDNNTIRVSRSLRDIAYKALLVRDKLVNENNKEPTVSQIAKELKIPREDVVFALDAIQDPVSLFEPIYHDGGDAIYVMDQISDSKNQDDSWLENIAIKEAMKKLNDREKLILNLRFFNGRTQMEVADEIGISQAQVSRLEKIALKHMRKYV, from the coding sequence ATGATGATAAATAAAGTAGAAATATGTGGAGTCAATACAGCTAAATTACCAGTTTTAAAAGAAAAAGAAATGAAAGAATTATTGCTACAAATGCAAAATGGAGATACAAGTGCTAGAGAGAAATTTATTAAGGGGAATCTGAGATTAGTGCTTAGTGTAATCCAAAGGTTTAATAATAGAGGCGAAAATGTAGATGATTTATTTCAAGTTGGTTGTATAGGACTTATGAAATCTATAGATAACTTTGATTTATCACAAAATGTTAAATTTTCAACTTATGCTGTGCCAATGATAATAGGAGAAATAAGAAGATATTTAAGGGATAATAACACTATAAGAGTAAGTAGATCTTTAAGAGATATAGCTTATAAGGCTTTACTTGTAAGAGATAAGCTAGTAAATGAAAATAATAAGGAACCTACTGTATCTCAAATAGCAAAAGAGCTTAAAATTCCAAGGGAAGATGTTGTTTTTGCCCTAGATGCAATTCAAGATCCAGTTTCTTTATTTGAGCCTATTTATCATGATGGTGGAGATGCAATATATGTAATGGATCAGATAAGTGATTCAAAAAATCAAGATGATAGTTGGCTTGAAAATATAGCAATAAAGGAAGCTATGAAGAAATTAAACGATAGAGAAAAACTTATATTGAATTTAAGATTCTTTAATGGAAGAACTCAAATGGAGGTAGCTGATGAAATTGGTATATCTCAAGCACAAGTTTCAAGGTTGGAAAAAATAGCATTAAAGCATATGAGGAAGTATGTATAG
- a CDS encoding YlmC/YmxH family sporulation protein has protein sequence MEENLFSLNNLRAMEVIDVSEGKKLGLIADVKIDCDDNRILSIIIPGEKTSFFSKSEDIEIEWSDVYKVGVDVILIDSKGKNILDVQKYI, from the coding sequence ATGGAAGAAAATTTATTTTCTTTAAATAATTTAAGGGCTATGGAAGTGATAGATGTAAGTGAAGGTAAAAAGTTAGGCTTAATAGCTGATGTTAAGATAGATTGTGATGATAATAGAATATTATCTATTATAATACCTGGAGAAAAAACATCCTTTTTTAGTAAGTCAGAGGATATAGAGATAGAATGGTCTGATGTATACAAAGTTGGAGTAGATGTTATACTAATAGATTCAAAAGGGAAAAATATACTAGATGTTCAAAAATATATATAG
- the nrdR gene encoding transcriptional regulator NrdR, with amino-acid sequence MRCPYCSYEESKVVDSRSAEDYNAIRRRRECLRCSKRYTTYEKVEDIPILVIKKDLSRESFNKEKIISGLIKACQKRPVSRAQIEEIAADIERNISNKMMVEIKSDYIGEMIMERLKDIDEVSYVRFASVYRQFKDINTFMEEIKSLMK; translated from the coding sequence ATGAGATGTCCTTACTGTTCTTATGAAGAAAGTAAAGTTGTGGATTCTAGATCTGCAGAAGATTATAATGCAATTAGAAGAAGAAGAGAATGTTTAAGATGTTCTAAAAGATACACAACTTACGAAAAGGTAGAAGATATACCAATACTTGTTATAAAAAAGGATTTAAGTAGAGAAAGTTTCAATAAAGAAAAAATCATAAGCGGATTAATTAAAGCGTGTCAAAAGAGACCTGTATCTAGGGCTCAGATAGAAGAAATAGCAGCTGATATTGAACGAAACATAAGTAATAAAATGATGGTAGAAATAAAGTCTGATTACATAGGTGAAATGATAATGGAGAGACTTAAGGATATAGACGAAGTTTCATACGTAAGATTTGCTTCTGTATATAGACAATTTAAAGATATTAATACCTTTATGGAAGAAATAAAAAGTTTAATGAAATAA